A stretch of Elstera cyanobacteriorum DNA encodes these proteins:
- a CDS encoding OmpA family protein → MRKPQTRIGVPLLSGVLLLGVAFPAAAQLYGAGRNSGAVVIDEDVLSSLGGAGPRPGVGVGYLPAPPAPPRSKINQVPPPKAKPAPVAIAVPPAPPASPVAPPAPPPAVAPVTATVPPTAAPDAPAIPASAPPMPLTPDPTPLPQTAAKPQTPKPDPGPPPVPAEPPPAPKVAAAAPPPPPVPPPVATPAVAVPAPVATAKGVRLLFLPDSADVPTTARPALDGVVKQLQSQPDRRVLITAYAAGTPETASQSRRLSLNRALAVRSFLAESGVSTARVDVRALGSQTGDGPADRVDLDLMTP, encoded by the coding sequence ATGCGCAAACCGCAGACGAGGATAGGGGTACCCTTACTGTCCGGCGTTTTGCTGCTCGGCGTCGCTTTTCCCGCCGCCGCCCAACTCTATGGCGCGGGCCGCAACAGCGGCGCGGTCGTGATCGACGAAGACGTCTTATCGAGCCTCGGCGGCGCGGGTCCGCGCCCGGGGGTCGGTGTCGGCTATCTTCCGGCCCCGCCCGCTCCGCCGCGCAGCAAGATCAATCAGGTGCCGCCGCCGAAAGCCAAGCCCGCGCCGGTGGCGATTGCGGTGCCGCCTGCCCCGCCTGCGTCCCCCGTAGCCCCTCCGGCCCCGCCCCCCGCTGTGGCACCGGTCACGGCCACGGTTCCGCCGACAGCGGCGCCCGATGCCCCCGCCATTCCGGCCTCGGCCCCACCGATGCCGCTGACGCCGGACCCGACCCCCCTCCCACAGACGGCAGCAAAACCGCAGACGCCGAAGCCCGATCCTGGCCCGCCGCCGGTTCCAGCCGAACCGCCGCCTGCCCCGAAAGTGGCCGCCGCCGCGCCGCCGCCTCCCCCGGTACCGCCGCCAGTGGCAACCCCCGCCGTTGCTGTTCCGGCACCGGTTGCGACTGCCAAGGGCGTGCGCCTGCTGTTCCTGCCCGATAGCGCCGATGTGCCGACCACGGCGCGCCCGGCGCTCGATGGGGTGGTAAAGCAGTTGCAAAGCCAGCCCGACCGGCGGGTGCTGATCACGGCCTATGCCGCCGGAACGCCGGAAACCGCCAGCCAGTCGCGCCGCCTGTCGCTGAACCGCGCCTTGGCCGTTCGCAGCTTCCTAGCCGAAAGCGGGGTGAGCACCGCGCGGGTCGATGTCCGTGCCCTAGGATCCCAGACTGGCGACGGCCCCGCCGACCGCGTTGATCTCGACCTGATGACGCCGTAA
- a CDS encoding septal ring lytic transglycosylase RlpA family protein, translated as MAGLGQRLFCAVLLAGLAACSAPQSPPLGSQAALTDPEKSPPAPVATPSAPAKPAAPGIEEPRGPFETGRVTWYKRSRHTHTTASGEALDDALFTAAHRTLPLGSFVRVVDTATGNAVVVRINDRGPFTRDFIIDLTKSSADALGVFRNNKMIVQLEPLPAPPGADHPSVPVSTLPTGKAALAALTPPKPMKPTPKSSAGTPVAAAKPPLKPSPQKAAAAPTKPVAKKPETKKPAPKAADQKKTA; from the coding sequence GTGGCGGGCCTTGGCCAGCGGCTGTTCTGTGCTGTGCTGTTGGCTGGGCTTGCCGCCTGTTCTGCGCCGCAGTCCCCGCCCCTTGGGTCGCAAGCGGCGCTGACCGACCCGGAAAAATCGCCGCCCGCGCCCGTTGCAACCCCATCAGCCCCGGCAAAACCGGCAGCGCCGGGGATTGAGGAGCCGCGTGGCCCCTTCGAAACGGGGCGGGTCACGTGGTATAAACGCTCCCGCCATACCCATACCACCGCTTCCGGCGAAGCGTTGGACGATGCTTTATTCACCGCCGCGCACCGCACACTGCCGCTTGGTAGTTTTGTGCGCGTGGTCGATACCGCTACCGGCAATGCCGTCGTTGTCCGCATCAATGATCGCGGACCGTTTACCCGCGATTTCATCATCGATCTAACGAAATCCTCGGCGGATGCTTTGGGCGTCTTCCGCAATAATAAGATGATTGTGCAGTTGGAACCGCTGCCCGCGCCGCCGGGGGCGGATCATCCGTCCGTGCCGGTTTCGACCCTGCCGACCGGCAAAGCCGCGCTCGCCGCCCTCACGCCGCCGAAGCCGATGAAACCCACGCCGAAATCCAGCGCAGGGACGCCGGTAGCCGCGGCAAAACCCCCGCTGAAGCCGTCACCACAGAAGGCGGCCGCCGCGCCTACGAAACCTGTGGCAAAGAAGCCGGAAACGAAGAAACCCGCCCCAAAGGCGGCGGATCAGAAAAAAACGGCCTAA
- a CDS encoding flagellar motor protein MotA — protein MLHQLTGTRRYLVRIGLFLVLVAAIAVALSGVLKAAFLHNPGLNGVILGTLLLGIIFIVRQVLMLSPEIAWLENYQRNQSAAVSLPVKLLAPMAAMLGERRTRLSLSATATRSLLDSIGARLDEGRDISRYLIGLLVLLGLLGTFWGLIQTVGSVGDVVGKLSFGGGDAVAAFEDLKQGLATPLSAMGTAFSSSLFGLAGSLVLGFLDLQAGAAQSRFYNELEEWLASLTRIGGSGPTAEGDASVPAYIQALLEQTADSLDALQRTLARTEEGRQSTNAALTALVEHLAARPAEKPSGIDEVSRSHLRNLDLHLTQLLEDQRHGRGELIQEVRAEIRLLARTIAALAEEQER, from the coding sequence ATGCTGCATCAATTGACCGGAACCCGCCGCTATCTCGTCCGCATCGGGCTGTTTCTTGTTTTGGTCGCGGCAATCGCGGTAGCGCTATCCGGGGTATTGAAGGCGGCTTTTCTGCATAATCCCGGTCTCAACGGGGTCATTCTCGGGACCCTGTTGCTGGGGATTATCTTTATTGTCCGGCAAGTCTTGATGCTGTCGCCGGAAATTGCCTGGCTGGAGAATTACCAGCGCAACCAAAGCGCCGCCGTTTCGCTGCCGGTGAAGCTGCTGGCGCCGATGGCCGCCATGCTGGGCGAACGGCGCACGCGCCTCAGTCTCTCGGCCACTGCCACCCGCTCCTTGCTCGATAGCATTGGCGCGCGATTGGATGAGGGCCGCGATATTTCCCGCTACCTCATTGGTTTGCTGGTCCTGCTCGGGCTGCTCGGCACTTTCTGGGGGTTGATCCAGACCGTCGGCTCAGTCGGCGATGTTGTCGGCAAGCTCTCGTTCGGCGGCGGTGATGCGGTCGCGGCGTTCGAAGATCTGAAGCAAGGCTTGGCGACGCCGCTGTCGGCGATGGGCACCGCCTTTTCCTCCTCGCTGTTCGGCCTTGCCGGATCGCTGGTGCTGGGCTTTCTTGACCTGCAAGCCGGGGCCGCCCAAAGCCGCTTCTATAACGAGTTGGAAGAATGGCTGGCCAGCCTAACCCGTATTGGCGGCAGCGGCCCCACAGCGGAGGGAGACGCCTCCGTTCCCGCTTATATTCAGGCCCTGCTGGAGCAGACGGCGGATAGTCTCGATGCCTTACAACGCACCTTGGCCCGGACCGAAGAAGGGCGGCAATCGACCAATGCCGCGCTGACCGCGTTGGTGGAACATCTCGCCGCCCGCCCGGCTGAAAAGCCGAGTGGGATCGATGAAGTTTCCCGCAGTCATCTGCGCAACCTCGATCTTCACCTAACCCAACTTCTCGAAGACCAGCGCCACGGGCGGGGGGAGCTTATTCAAGAAGTCCGCGCCGAAATCCGCCTTTTGGCCCGCACGATTGCCGCCCTCGCCGAAGAGCAGGAGCGTTAA
- a CDS encoding polyamine ABC transporter substrate-binding protein: MRTVKTWAGTTAIGLALGVGLLGVAVAPAAFAQKKVVNVYNWSDYIDPKVLEAFTKETGVKVNYDVYDSQEVLEAKLTAGKSGYDVVGPTAQPFLARQVAAGLYQPLDKSKLKNFGNLDPDIMKAIEKADPNNAHAIPWMWGTNGIGYNVGKVKTIAADAPVYSMKMILDPEVVSKFKACGVMILDAPTDVFPSVLNYLGLPPDSKSTADLDKATDALLKVRPFIRKFHSSEYINGLANGDICVAFGYSGDIIQASTRAAEAKRGVTVNYSIPTEGAQLWVDTLAIPKDAPNPDLAHAILDHLMKPQVVAASSDLTGYANGNKASTALVSEAVRTNPGIYPPAEVRARLFTITPADKDFERARTRAWTRVKTGR, translated from the coding sequence ATGCGCACGGTTAAAACTTGGGCAGGAACCACGGCTATCGGCCTCGCCCTCGGCGTCGGCCTTCTCGGGGTTGCAGTTGCCCCCGCCGCCTTCGCGCAAAAGAAGGTCGTTAACGTCTACAATTGGTCGGATTATATCGACCCCAAAGTGCTGGAAGCCTTCACGAAGGAAACCGGCGTTAAGGTCAATTACGACGTTTACGACAGTCAGGAAGTGCTGGAAGCCAAGCTGACCGCTGGCAAGTCCGGCTATGACGTGGTCGGCCCGACCGCGCAGCCGTTCCTGGCCCGTCAGGTCGCCGCCGGTCTCTATCAGCCGCTCGACAAAAGCAAGCTGAAGAACTTCGGCAACCTTGACCCCGATATCATGAAGGCCATCGAAAAGGCCGATCCGAACAATGCCCACGCAATCCCCTGGATGTGGGGCACCAACGGCATCGGCTATAACGTCGGCAAGGTGAAGACCATCGCCGCCGATGCGCCGGTCTACTCGATGAAAATGATCCTCGACCCCGAGGTCGTGTCGAAATTCAAGGCCTGCGGCGTCATGATCCTCGACGCGCCGACCGATGTGTTCCCGAGCGTTCTGAACTATCTTGGCTTGCCGCCGGACAGCAAATCGACCGCCGATCTCGATAAGGCCACCGATGCGCTGCTGAAGGTTCGTCCCTTCATCCGCAAGTTCCATTCGTCGGAATATATCAACGGTCTCGCTAACGGCGATATCTGCGTCGCCTTCGGCTATTCGGGCGATATCATCCAGGCCTCCACCCGCGCGGCGGAAGCCAAGCGCGGCGTGACGGTCAATTACTCGATCCCCACCGAAGGCGCACAGCTTTGGGTCGATACGCTGGCGATCCCCAAAGACGCCCCGAACCCGGATCTGGCCCACGCCATCCTCGATCATCTGATGAAGCCGCAGGTCGTCGCTGCCAGTTCCGATCTGACCGGTTACGCCAACGGCAATAAGGCCTCGACCGCTCTCGTGTCCGAAGCCGTGCGCACCAATCCGGGCATCTATCCGCCCGCCGAAGTCCGCGCCCGCCTGTTCACCATCACCCCGGCGGATAAGGATTTCGAACGCGCCCGCACCCGCGCCTGGACCCGGGTGAAGACTGGCCGCTAG
- a CDS encoding HD family phosphohydrolase: MSTLADRTVTAETALKRLIEIGTALAAERNPDRLLEQIIVGAKELSNADGGTLYLTTENDSLRFVILRNDTLGFAKGGTTGEPVQLPELPLHRPDGSPNHNNVATYAALTRKIVNINDAYHAQDFDFSGTKRFDETTGYRSQSFLTVPLCNHLGDVVGVLQLINRINPVTDKVDVFGADLVPLIEALGSQAAMALTNQQLILEQRNLFDAFINLMAGAIDAKSPYTGGHCQRVPALTEMLAAAACQETQGPFASFDLNEDQWYELRVAGGLHDVGKVTTPVHIMDKATKLEKICDRIEEIRVRHEILRRDAEIAYWKGRAEGGDEAVLTAARTARLAEIDEQFAFLRQVNFGTEFTPDAAVDRIKAIAQQTWLLEGEHRPLLLEDEVMNLSIRRGTLNAEDRKIINDHIVLTIQMLEALPFPKLLKNVPEIAGGHHEKMDGTGYPRGLKRDEMSLPARMMGIADIFEALTAADRPYKKPKPLSESIAIMAKMKQDQHIDPELFDLFLRSGVYQDYAEKFLQPDQIDAVDINQYLAPNFNPKGA; this comes from the coding sequence ATGAGTACCCTGGCGGATCGAACCGTAACGGCCGAGACGGCGCTGAAGCGCCTGATCGAGATCGGCACGGCGCTGGCGGCGGAGCGCAATCCTGACCGGCTTCTCGAGCAGATTATCGTCGGTGCGAAAGAACTGTCGAACGCCGACGGCGGCACGCTGTATCTGACGACCGAAAACGATAGCCTGCGCTTCGTCATTCTGCGCAATGACACGCTGGGCTTCGCGAAGGGCGGCACGACCGGGGAACCGGTGCAGCTTCCTGAGTTGCCGCTGCATCGCCCGGACGGTAGCCCGAACCATAATAACGTCGCGACCTATGCGGCCTTGACCCGCAAGATCGTCAATATCAACGACGCTTATCATGCGCAGGACTTCGATTTTTCCGGCACCAAACGGTTCGATGAGACCACGGGTTACCGGTCTCAGAGTTTTCTGACCGTCCCGCTGTGTAACCACCTCGGCGATGTCGTCGGTGTGCTGCAACTGATCAACCGCATCAATCCAGTGACCGACAAGGTTGATGTGTTTGGCGCCGATTTGGTGCCGCTGATCGAGGCCCTGGGCAGTCAGGCGGCGATGGCGCTGACGAACCAGCAGCTTATCCTCGAACAGCGCAACCTGTTCGATGCGTTCATCAATCTGATGGCGGGTGCCATCGACGCCAAATCGCCCTATACCGGCGGTCACTGCCAACGGGTTCCGGCATTGACCGAAATGCTGGCGGCAGCGGCGTGCCAGGAGACGCAGGGGCCGTTCGCGAGCTTCGATCTGAACGAAGACCAGTGGTACGAACTGCGGGTTGCGGGCGGTCTGCACGATGTGGGCAAGGTGACGACACCGGTCCACATTATGGATAAGGCGACTAAGCTCGAAAAAATCTGCGACCGGATTGAAGAAATCCGCGTTCGGCACGAGATTCTGCGCCGTGATGCCGAGATTGCCTATTGGAAGGGCCGCGCCGAAGGCGGGGACGAGGCGGTTTTGACGGCGGCCCGCACCGCCCGCTTGGCGGAGATCGACGAACAGTTCGCCTTCCTACGGCAAGTGAATTTCGGCACCGAGTTTACCCCAGATGCCGCCGTAGACCGGATCAAGGCGATCGCCCAACAAACTTGGTTGTTGGAAGGGGAGCATCGGCCGTTGCTGTTGGAAGACGAGGTGATGAACTTGTCGATCCGGCGCGGCACGCTGAATGCCGAGGATCGTAAGATCATCAACGATCATATCGTCCTGACCATTCAGATGCTGGAAGCGCTGCCTTTCCCGAAGCTCCTCAAGAATGTCCCCGAAATCGCGGGCGGGCATCACGAGAAGATGGACGGCACCGGTTACCCGCGCGGCTTGAAGCGCGACGAAATGTCCTTGCCCGCGCGCATGATGGGCATCGCCGATATTTTCGAGGCCCTAACGGCAGCCGACCGGCCCTACAAAAAGCCGAAACCCTTGTCCGAAAGCATTGCCATCATGGCGAAGATGAAGCAGGACCAGCATATCGATCCCGAACTGTTCGACCTGTTCCTGCGCAGCGGCGTCTATCAGGACTATGCCGAAAAGTTTTTGCAGCCGGACCAGATCGACGCCGTTGACATCAACCAATATCTGGCGCCCAATTTCAATCCGAAGGGTGCCTGA
- a CDS encoding ABC transporter ATP-binding protein: protein MIQIQEVRKTFGDFVAVDGVSVDIYPGELFALLGGSGCGKTTLLRMLAGFETPTEGRILIDGQDMANVPPYARPANMMFQSYALFPHMNVEANVGFGLRMDGVAKGEIAARVAEALELVQMTPFAKRKPHQLSGGQRQRVALARSLIKRPKVLLLDEPLGALDKKLREQTQLELLNIQSKVGITFVIVTHDQEEAMTLADRISVMDRGRIQQLGTPAEIYEFPKNRFVANFIGSVNLFEATLAVDEPDRAELDSIDFGQRIHVGHGVTGTIGMEFSVAVRPEKIRMSRKPLPDLPNQTQGVIKQIVYLGDISTYFIETASGKQVRVTQPNLDRWAEGEFTWEDRVYIGWAADGGVVLAQ from the coding sequence ATGATTCAGATCCAGGAAGTCCGCAAGACCTTCGGCGATTTCGTCGCCGTCGATGGGGTGTCGGTCGATATTTACCCGGGCGAACTCTTCGCCCTGCTCGGTGGATCGGGCTGCGGAAAGACCACACTGCTGCGCATGCTGGCCGGGTTCGAAACCCCGACGGAGGGGCGCATTCTGATCGACGGTCAGGATATGGCCAATGTGCCGCCCTACGCGCGCCCGGCGAATATGATGTTCCAATCCTACGCCCTGTTCCCGCATATGAATGTCGAGGCCAATGTCGGTTTCGGGCTGCGGATGGATGGGGTTGCCAAGGGCGAAATCGCCGCCCGCGTCGCCGAGGCGCTGGAACTCGTGCAGATGACGCCCTTCGCCAAGCGCAAGCCGCACCAGCTTTCCGGCGGTCAGCGCCAGCGCGTCGCCCTCGCCCGCAGTCTGATCAAGCGCCCGAAAGTGCTGCTGCTCGACGAACCCTTGGGCGCACTCGATAAGAAGCTGCGCGAGCAAACCCAACTTGAGTTGCTGAATATCCAAAGCAAGGTCGGCATCACCTTTGTGATCGTTACCCACGATCAAGAAGAAGCGATGACCCTGGCCGACCGTATTTCGGTGATGGACCGGGGCCGCATCCAGCAACTCGGCACCCCGGCGGAAATCTATGAGTTTCCCAAGAACCGCTTCGTCGCCAACTTCATCGGTTCGGTGAACCTGTTCGAAGCGACCCTGGCGGTGGACGAACCCGACCGGGCGGAGTTGGACAGTATCGATTTCGGCCAGCGCATCCACGTCGGTCACGGCGTCACCGGCACCATTGGGATGGAGTTTTCCGTCGCCGTGCGCCCTGAAAAGATCCGCATGAGCCGGAAGCCCCTGCCCGACCTGCCGAACCAGACCCAGGGCGTGATCAAGCAGATCGTTTATTTGGGCGATATCTCTACTTATTTCATCGAAACCGCCAGCGGTAAGCAGGTGCGCGTGACGCAGCCGAACCTCGACCGCTGGGCCGAAGGCGAGTTTACTTGGGAAGACCGCGTCTACATCGGCTGGGCTGCCGATGGCGGCGTGGTACTGGCGCAGTAA
- a CDS encoding glutamine synthetase family protein, with protein MDRFAEWISQHNITEVECLVPDMSGIPRGKILPATKFLTSFGDRGLRIPEAIFVQTISGDYPPDETVTNPANSDVFMRPDPDTIRLVPWYTEPTAQVITDCVYADGRVVDISPREVLRRVLRLYDAKGWQPVVAPELEFYLVKPNTDPDYPLEPPIGRSGRPETARQAFGIDAVNEFDPLFEDIYDYCEKQEIDIDTLTHEAGAAQMEINFNHGPALSLADQVFLFKRTVRQTAMRHNVYATFMAKPMHNEPGSSMHIHQSLLDTVTGQNLFALPTGENSPLFLSHIAGLQKYLPALLPLMAPNVNSYRRLQRFSDAPINVQWGHDNRTTGLRVPVSSPEARRVENRVAGADTNPYLAIAASLAAGYLGMIEELEPSDPVEGSAYDMAHTLPRHLFDAMQKLNRSRPLRQVLGERFVAALMAVKQHEYDAYQRVISSWEREFLLLNV; from the coding sequence ATGGACCGCTTTGCTGAGTGGATCAGCCAACATAATATTACCGAAGTCGAATGCCTGGTCCCGGATATGTCCGGCATTCCGCGCGGTAAGATTCTTCCTGCAACCAAGTTCCTGACCAGTTTCGGCGACCGGGGTTTGCGTATCCCCGAAGCCATCTTCGTGCAAACGATCAGCGGCGATTACCCGCCCGATGAAACCGTGACCAATCCGGCCAATTCGGATGTGTTCATGCGCCCGGACCCGGATACGATCCGGTTGGTGCCCTGGTATACGGAACCGACCGCCCAGGTGATTACCGACTGCGTGTATGCTGATGGCCGCGTTGTCGATATCTCCCCGCGCGAAGTGCTGCGCCGGGTGCTGCGGCTCTATGACGCGAAGGGCTGGCAGCCCGTGGTGGCGCCGGAGTTGGAATTCTATCTGGTCAAGCCGAACACCGACCCCGACTACCCGCTGGAGCCGCCGATTGGCCGCTCAGGCCGCCCGGAAACCGCCCGGCAGGCCTTCGGGATCGATGCGGTCAACGAGTTCGACCCGCTGTTCGAAGATATTTACGATTACTGCGAGAAGCAGGAGATCGACATCGACACGCTGACCCATGAAGCGGGCGCGGCGCAGATGGAGATTAATTTCAACCACGGCCCCGCCCTGTCGCTGGCCGATCAGGTGTTTTTGTTCAAGCGCACCGTGCGACAAACCGCGATGCGCCATAACGTCTATGCCACCTTCATGGCCAAGCCGATGCATAACGAGCCGGGCAGCTCGATGCATATTCACCAAAGCTTGCTCGATACGGTGACCGGCCAAAACCTGTTTGCGCTGCCGACCGGCGAGAATTCGCCGCTGTTCCTGTCGCATATCGCGGGCTTACAGAAGTATCTGCCCGCGCTGCTGCCACTGATGGCGCCAAACGTCAACTCCTACCGCCGATTGCAGCGCTTTTCCGACGCGCCGATCAATGTGCAGTGGGGCCACGACAATCGCACCACCGGCCTGCGCGTGCCCGTGTCCAGCCCGGAAGCGCGGCGGGTGGAAAACCGGGTCGCCGGGGCGGATACCAACCCCTATCTCGCCATTGCCGCCTCATTGGCCGCTGGCTACCTCGGCATGATCGAGGAGTTGGAGCCGAGCGACCCGGTGGAAGGCAGTGCCTATGATATGGCCCATACCCTTCCCCGCCATCTTTTCGATGCGATGCAGAAGCTCAACCGTTCCCGCCCGCTGCGGCAGGTGCTGGGCGAACGCTTCGTCGCGGCACTAATGGCCGTGAAGCAGCATGAGTATGACGCCTATCAACGCGTCATCTCCTCGTGGGAGCGGGAATTTTTGCTGCTGAACGTGTAA
- a CDS encoding NAD(P)/FAD-dependent oxidoreductase: MPGDAADRCIPAALSVMLATMKRIAPAPATSYYETTIAPPRPTRARLRGEMEVDVAICGGGISGVSTALHLAERGLRVALLEAGQVGAGASGRSGGQILNGFSAAQTALEERYGLYKAQQLYALSLEAVQMVRERVTRHEIQCDFMEGAVTLAVKPRHLADFRSEARRMADQYGQQGLEVWDLDQTRAAVRSNAYIGGLYDPHGCHLHPLNYTLGLARAAEAAGAMIYEESRVKAWASGSRPMLATAEGRIYAKHIVFCGNAYLGKLVRDLWPLIMPVASCIIATEPLGDRLQACLARPLSACDANIVLDYFRPTGDGRLLFGGLANYSGREPRNIIKTLRPRLQKIFPQIADAKIDFGWGGLIAITPRREPQMGQIEQNVWFAHGYSGHGLALATLAGALLAEGICDRSDRLDLLESLPRPEFPGGRFRTAALVMGMLAMRARDLL; the protein is encoded by the coding sequence ATGCCAGGGGATGCCGCAGATCGTTGCATCCCGGCGGCACTTTCGGTCATGCTGGCGACCATGAAGCGTATCGCGCCCGCCCCCGCCACCAGTTATTACGAAACCACCATCGCGCCGCCGCGCCCAACGCGCGCCCGATTGCGCGGCGAGATGGAGGTGGATGTCGCCATCTGCGGCGGCGGCATCTCCGGCGTCTCCACCGCGCTGCATTTGGCGGAACGCGGGCTGCGCGTGGCGCTGCTAGAGGCCGGGCAGGTGGGGGCTGGGGCGTCCGGGCGCTCGGGCGGGCAGATCCTCAACGGGTTTTCCGCTGCGCAGACGGCGCTGGAAGAGCGCTATGGGCTGTATAAAGCCCAGCAGCTTTACGCCCTATCGCTCGAGGCTGTGCAGATGGTGCGCGAGCGCGTGACCCGTCACGAAATCCAGTGCGACTTTATGGAAGGCGCGGTGACCCTGGCGGTCAAGCCGCGCCATCTGGCCGATTTTCGCAGCGAAGCCCGGCGCATGGCCGATCAATACGGCCAGCAAGGGCTGGAGGTCTGGGATCTCGACCAGACCCGCGCGGCGGTCCGCTCGAATGCCTACATCGGCGGTCTGTACGATCCGCACGGCTGCCACTTGCACCCGCTCAACTATACCCTCGGCCTTGCCCGGGCGGCGGAAGCGGCGGGAGCGATGATCTATGAGGAAAGCCGGGTGAAGGCCTGGGCGTCCGGTAGCCGCCCGATGTTGGCAACGGCGGAAGGGCGGATTTACGCCAAGCATATCGTCTTTTGCGGCAATGCCTACCTTGGCAAGCTGGTCCGCGACCTTTGGCCGCTGATTATGCCGGTGGCAAGCTGCATCATCGCGACCGAACCCTTGGGGGACCGGTTGCAGGCCTGCCTTGCCCGCCCGCTCTCGGCCTGTGATGCTAATATTGTTTTAGATTATTTCCGCCCTACCGGCGACGGGCGGCTTCTCTTCGGTGGGTTGGCGAATTATTCGGGGCGGGAGCCGCGCAATATCATTAAAACGCTGCGGCCCCGCCTGCAAAAAATCTTCCCGCAGATCGCCGACGCCAAGATCGATTTCGGCTGGGGCGGGCTGATCGCCATTACCCCCCGGCGTGAACCGCAGATGGGGCAGATCGAGCAGAATGTCTGGTTTGCTCACGGCTATTCGGGGCATGGTTTGGCCCTCGCGACCCTCGCCGGGGCTTTGCTGGCCGAGGGAATTTGCGACCGATCCGACCGTCTAGACCTGCTCGAATCGCTGCCCCGGCCCGAGTTTCCGGGCGGGCGTTTTCGCACGGCGGCGCTGGTCATGGGCATGCTGGCGATGCGGGCGCGCGATCTTCTGTGA
- a CDS encoding peptidoglycan -binding protein, translated as MPGSSRRQRNSPIDYWPGFVDALSTLLIIIIFLVLVFVLAQYYLNQALSGRDEALAKLTDQIAQLSDMLALEKANSAELQLSLGRLTADLQATSSARDDAISRLATVMAERDSLTGRLTEANARLAELQGLNQKTAADLEAANKVMQADKAAIEVQLKELAQLKADIDALQRVRAELEAKVGSLAGQVDEREKQLGALRDRSKELEARLATSEERTQLAQRDIAQRDIQLAELLARSETQTGELIREKAISADAKKQVDLLNAQIAALRDQLARIAAALEASEAKSKEQDVQIVDLGKRLNAALASKVEELARYRSEFFGKLREVLGERQDVRIVGDRFVFQSEVLFDVGSAELGEAGRGQLASLAATIKQVAPRIPADLNWVLRVDGHTDRVPIRTAQFPSNWELSTARAISVVRFMIDQGVPADRLAATGFGEFQPLDPRDDDTARRRNRRIEFKLTER; from the coding sequence ATGCCCGGCTCTTCCCGGCGGCAGAGAAACAGCCCAATCGACTATTGGCCCGGTTTCGTCGATGCCCTTTCGACGTTACTAATCATTATCATTTTCTTGGTTTTGGTCTTCGTTCTGGCGCAATATTATCTCAATCAGGCCCTCTCGGGCCGCGATGAGGCTTTGGCCAAGCTGACCGATCAGATCGCCCAGCTTTCCGATATGCTGGCGCTGGAAAAGGCCAATTCTGCCGAACTGCAACTGAGTCTGGGGCGCCTGACCGCCGACCTTCAAGCGACCAGCAGCGCGCGGGACGACGCCATCTCCCGCCTTGCCACCGTGATGGCCGAGCGCGATTCGCTGACCGGGCGACTGACGGAAGCCAATGCGCGGCTGGCCGAACTCCAGGGCCTTAACCAGAAGACCGCCGCCGACCTCGAAGCGGCCAATAAGGTGATGCAAGCCGATAAGGCCGCCATCGAAGTGCAACTCAAAGAACTGGCGCAGCTTAAGGCCGATATCGACGCCTTGCAGCGGGTGCGGGCGGAGTTGGAGGCGAAGGTCGGCTCGCTTGCGGGTCAGGTGGACGAGCGCGAGAAGCAGTTGGGTGCCCTGCGTGACCGCTCGAAGGAGCTGGAAGCCCGCCTCGCCACTTCCGAAGAGCGCACGCAATTGGCCCAGCGCGATATCGCCCAGCGCGATATCCAGCTTGCCGAACTGCTGGCGCGCAGCGAAACCCAGACCGGCGAGTTGATCCGCGAAAAGGCGATTTCGGCAGACGCCAAGAAGCAGGTCGATCTGCTGAATGCCCAGATTGCCGCCCTGCGCGATCAATTGGCGCGCATTGCCGCCGCTTTGGAGGCCTCGGAGGCCAAAAGCAAAGAGCAAGACGTCCAGATCGTCGATCTCGGTAAGCGCCTGAATGCCGCCCTCGCCTCCAAAGTCGAAGAACTGGCCCGCTACCGGTCGGAATTTTTCGGTAAGCTGCGCGAGGTTTTGGGCGAGCGGCAGGACGTGCGCATCGTCGGCGACCGCTTCGTCTTCCAATCGGAAGTTCTCTTCGATGTCGGCTCGGCGGAGTTGGGCGAGGCCGGGCGCGGGCAACTCGCCAGCTTGGCCGCGACGATTAAGCAGGTCGCACCGCGCATCCCCGCCGATCTCAACTGGGTCTTGCGCGTCGATGGCCATACCGACCGGGTGCCGATCCGCACCGCGCAATTTCCGTCGAACTGGGAACTATCGACCGCCCGCGCCATTTCCGTCGTGCGCTTTATGATCGACCAGGGCGTGCCTGCCGACCGCTTGGCCGCCACCGGCTTCGGCGAGTTTCAGCCGCTCGACCCGCGCGACGATGACACCGCCCGCCGCCGCAACCGCCGGATCGAATTTAAGTTGACGGAGCGCTGA